A genomic window from Triticum urartu cultivar G1812 chromosome 7, Tu2.1, whole genome shotgun sequence includes:
- the LOC125520266 gene encoding probable calcium-binding protein CML7 gives MAGKELSDEQVASMREAFSLFDTDGDGRIAPSELGVLMRSLGGNPTQAQLRDITAQEKLTAPFDFKRFLELMRAHLRPEPFDRPLRDAFRVLDKDASGTVSVADLRHVLTSIGEKLEPHEFDEWIREVDVAADGTIRYDDFIRRIVAK, from the coding sequence ATGGCCGGCAAGGAGCTGAGCGACGAGCAGGTTGCGTCGATGCGGGAGGCCTTCTCCCTCTTCGACACTGACGGCGACGGCCGCATCGCCCCCTCGGAGCTCGGCGTCCTCATGCGCTCCCTGGGTGGGAACCCGACGCAGGCGCAGCTCCGCGACATCACCGCCCAGGAGAAGCTCACGGCGCCCTTCGACTTCAAGCGATTCCTCGAACTCATGCGCGCCCACCTCCGCCCGGAGCCGTTCGACCGCCCGCTCCGCGACGCCTTCCGCGTCCTCGACAAGGACGCGTCGGGCACCGTCTCCGTCGCGGACCTCCGCCACGTCCTCACCTCCATCGGCGAGAAGCTCGAGCCCCATGAGTTCGACGAGTGGATCCGCGAGGTCGACGTCGCCGCGGACGGCACCATCCGCTACGACGACTTCATCCGCCGCATCGTCGCCAAGTAG